From the genome of Camelus dromedarius isolate mCamDro1 chromosome 19, mCamDro1.pat, whole genome shotgun sequence, one region includes:
- the IL17A gene encoding interleukin-17A, which produces MAPGRPSSAFQLLLLLLGLAAVVKAGAIIPQSPGCPITEDKKFPQHVKLNLNILNRNTNPKRPTDYYKRSTSPWTLHRNEDPERYPSVIWEAKCSHSGCVNAKGKVDHHMNSVPIQQEILVLRREPQHCPHSFRLEKMLVAVGCTCVTPIVRHVA; this is translated from the exons ATGGCTCCTGGAAGACCTTCATCCGCG TTCcagttactgctgctgctgctgggtctGGCGGCAGTGGTGAAGGCAGGAGCCATAATCCCACAGAGCCCAGGATGCCCGATTACCGAGGACAAGAAATTCCCTCAGCACGTGAAGCTCAACTTGAACATCCTTAACCGGAACACGAATCCCAAAAGGCCCACCGATTACTATAAACGGTCCACCTCACCTTGGACTCTACA CCGCAACGAGGACCCCGAGCGGTACCCCTCTGTGATCTGGGAGGCCAAGTGCAGCCACTCGGGCTGTGTCAACGCTAAGGGGAAGGTCGACCACCACATGAACTCCGTCCCCATCCAGCAAGAGATCCTGGTCCTGCGACGGGAGCCTCAGCACTGCCCACACTCCTTCCGGCTGGAGAAGATGCTGGTGGCCGTGGGCTGCACCTGCGTCACCCCCATTGTACGCCATGTGGCTTAA